In Ruminiclostridium josui JCM 17888, the genomic window GGGGTTGTAGGCTTTACCGTAAAGGGATTACCTCCGGTACTCCATATTACATTATGTGTACTAACAGGTATTGTTGTGGGAATGCTTTTTGCACTTATCCCAGCACTGCTTAAGGCGTACTTTAATGTAAATGAGATGGTTGTAACACTTATGCTCAACTACGTGGTTGTTGAAATAGTAAAGTTTCTTTCTCAGGGAGTTTTCAAAGACCCGGCATCCGGATATGTTTCAACCTATCCAATAGCGGAAAGTGCAATGTTTAAAAAAATATTCGGCTCAAATCTTACGGTATTCTTCTTTATAGCACTTATAGTTTTTGGAATCATGTATATAGTTTTCAATAAATCAAAGCTTGGATATGAAGTAAAAGCCATTGGAAAAAACCCTGAGTTTTCAGAAGCTACGGGTATGAATGTAAGCAAGAAAATTATTATCATTATGCTTATAAGTGGTGCCATTAGCGGATTGGCAGGTGCCGGATTCCTCATGAGCGAGAAATATCGATTTACTCTTGATTTTTCCGGAAGTCCGGGATTGGGTTGGGACGGTATGCTGATTGCACTCCTTGGCAGCCATAATCCTGTAGGAATTCTGGTGGCAGCTGTATTCTATGCAGCTCTGAAAACCGGAAGTGACTATATCGGCGTATTTACCAATGTTCCAAAGGATATTGTAGGTGTTATTCAGGGTATTTTGATACTGCTACTATCTGTAAAGTTCTTTAATGAACAGTTTCATTTGTTTGAGAAAGTTAAATTATTATGGAAGAAGTCTTCAAGTACAGACTTTAATAAATAGAGGTAGATGATTATGAGCTTATTGAATAACATTTTGTATGACATGGTCTATCATAGTGCTCCGTTAATTCTTGCTGTGCTGGGTGGATTATTTGCACACAAGGCAAACGTGCTTAACATCGGACTTGAAGGTATGATGCTTATGGGTGCTTTCAGCAGTACACTATTTGTTCTGATTACGGGGAACTTGTGGTTAGGAATTTTAATAAGTGTTTTATGTACACTTATTTTGGGACTAATCTTTTCGTTCTTCGGAATCACAATGAAAAGTAACTTTATCATTACAGGTTTCGGTATAAATATTTTTGTTGCAGCCTTGAGTTCATTTGTTCTTAAATACATGGCAATGGCTAATATCAATGTCAGCTCTATTGTTAACACGGCAGGCTTAAAAATAAATATACCTATTATAAAGGATATACCCATACTAAATTCACTTTTAAGCGGACACACAGCGATTACCTATTTAAGTATTATACTTATTGCTGTTGTCACCGTAATTATGTATAACACAAAATTCGGGGTTTACGTAAGGGTTGTAGGTGAGAATGAAGAAGCTGCCAAATCTGTTGGTATCAACAGTGCGGCAATAAAGTATATTGCCGTACTTATAGGAGCTGCCCTCTGCGGTTTGGCAGGTGCCAATCTGGCAGTTGAAAGAATGGCCCTGTTTACCAACAATATGACAGCGGGAAGAGGTTTTATCGCAATAGCTGCAATATATTGCGGACAAGCCAAGCCAATTAAGTCGGCCATGTACGCAATTCTCTTCGGACTTGCAAAGTCATTGGCCATAAACCTTGCTTTGTTTGCAGGTCCGGTATCAGGCCTGTTTGAAATAGTACCATACCTGATGATTGTTATAGTATTGTTTGCGGTTTCGGCTATTGAGAAGCGACGTACTAATATAAGGGGGTTTAAGCTTGAATAATACAGCACTCATTATTGTAG contains:
- a CDS encoding ABC transporter permease; this encodes MKKNNTLLKNIFNVLFPVISALILGGIIIATIGENPFLTYSVMIKKSLFSLDGLLKTLHFAAPLILTGLAIAITFKANIFNMGVEGQAVLGAFFAGVVGFTVKGLPPVLHITLCVLTGIVVGMLFALIPALLKAYFNVNEMVVTLMLNYVVVEIVKFLSQGVFKDPASGYVSTYPIAESAMFKKIFGSNLTVFFFIALIVFGIMYIVFNKSKLGYEVKAIGKNPEFSEATGMNVSKKIIIIMLISGAISGLAGAGFLMSEKYRFTLDFSGSPGLGWDGMLIALLGSHNPVGILVAAVFYAALKTGSDYIGVFTNVPKDIVGVIQGILILLLSVKFFNEQFHLFEKVKLLWKKSSSTDFNK
- a CDS encoding ABC transporter permease — its product is MSLLNNILYDMVYHSAPLILAVLGGLFAHKANVLNIGLEGMMLMGAFSSTLFVLITGNLWLGILISVLCTLILGLIFSFFGITMKSNFIITGFGINIFVAALSSFVLKYMAMANINVSSIVNTAGLKINIPIIKDIPILNSLLSGHTAITYLSIILIAVVTVIMYNTKFGVYVRVVGENEEAAKSVGINSAAIKYIAVLIGAALCGLAGANLAVERMALFTNNMTAGRGFIAIAAIYCGQAKPIKSAMYAILFGLAKSLAINLALFAGPVSGLFEIVPYLMIVIVLFAVSAIEKRRTNIRGFKLE